In Candidatus Melainabacteria bacterium RIFOXYA2_FULL_32_9, one genomic interval encodes:
- a CDS encoding thymidine kinase produces the protein MKLGEVLRFRFELITGPMSCGKTEELLRRLTRARIANRKVKIFSPAIDTRAPESCIESRNGSYESAIKINSALEILNYVEEDDEVVAIDELQFFERDIVDVVLKLIKNNKKVIGTGLDLDFKEEPFGPIGELFCYADKVDKLTAICMKCGSEFGNRTQRLINGKPADRTSPLIMVGGDEKYEARCFECYEINDREFSGENILVSNK, from the coding sequence ATGAAGTTAGGGGAAGTGTTACGTTTTAGATTTGAGTTAATTACAGGACCTATGAGTTGTGGTAAGACTGAAGAATTACTAAGAAGACTTACCAGAGCAAGAATTGCTAATAGAAAAGTAAAAATATTTTCACCGGCAATAGATACAAGAGCTCCTGAAAGTTGCATAGAATCACGAAATGGATCTTATGAATCCGCTATAAAAATCAACTCTGCTTTAGAAATTTTAAATTATGTTGAAGAAGATGATGAAGTAGTAGCAATAGATGAACTTCAATTTTTCGAAAGAGATATTGTAGATGTTGTTTTGAAGCTTATAAAAAATAATAAGAAGGTTATTGGAACGGGTTTGGATCTTGATTTTAAAGAAGAACCTTTTGGTCCAATAGGTGAGTTATTTTGTTATGCTGATAAAGTAGATAAACTTACTGCAATCTGCATGAAGTGTGGATCTGAGTTTGGAAACAGAACTCAAAGATTAATAAATGGTAAACCTGCTGACAGAACATCTCCTTTAATTATGGTTGGAGGGGATGAAAAGTATGAAGCACGCTGTTTTGAATGTTATGAAATTAATGATAGAGAATTTTCCGGAGAAAATATATTAGTTTCAAATAAATAA